One stretch of Eupeodes corollae chromosome 2, idEupCoro1.1, whole genome shotgun sequence DNA includes these proteins:
- the LOC129947678 gene encoding DNA replication ATP-dependent helicase/nuclease DNA2, whose protein sequence is MANFENKRLLSCVENSPTKSFQSPKKQRTEVNNVVPMDNGFPENENYDFLFDDDDGGFDILDDCKQPQLDLLNWCRCIVKSVEREKKTYQLILKLRGEDEPTKEAELRLQGPWCQTKLTPDELVSVQAVWDDCHQCFKVDKDNGFIITKPDTLISGTSVVGALFCQRKGVLQDRFRGLEGNNKIMFIGSLVHEILQTVLAKSLRTRQEIENVSKQILESKQTMYSLYDCKMNRQEAFIEVQKFTENIFKFVQQYVQGKQPEVLPAGMFKEKIDQIKDIEENLWIPQLGLKGKVDVSVKIHRNSSRNVLPLELKTGRASFSLEHKGQLILYQMMLTAAGQDTDSGLLLYLREGIMREIHGTRNEKRDLIVLRNELSYYLSRYLDASKDKIQEYLALPKKQFAPFELPDPVSHPSACGNCAYATICSVFGKADPSFELSQTHPLCSVSEATTQHLTQDDLFYFTKWCGLLSLEEQEAKKSNHLRSIWRDSPKTREKSGRAITELCLKSVESLHEGRYQHCFHLKESHFIDITTFEISLGEYVIVSTTERVSIASGFVYDLSQHSITINLERNLENNYKGKTFIVDKHESQSEQIFNYTNLGVLLDNCENSNQLRSIIIQRVQPTFTKQVSKNVLSETGLALLGSLNTNQRKAAMAALTTDSFMLIKGLPGTGKTQTLVAIVRLLNLIGKTMIITSHTHSAVDNLLLRLKQFMDLKIIRLGSDSRVHPDLKEYSERVHTAECSNEDELARVYSSFDIAAVTCLGAGHTIFTHRKFDYCIVDEATQVLQATALRPLFFASKFILVGDPDQLPPLIRSKEARALGADESLFKRLDSPHATSVLSLQYRMNKTITKLANELTYNGELKCNDVQVSSGVMKLEKPITAAKWKQRALQSHIDQSVVFIDTLDCLERTNRFGNLRRNSEEENITEEDRSQNAKLFKYTNYCDAGVIFELVKEILQTGFDGSRIGIIAPYRAQVDLLNRIACGYSESMSDLGFSNVEVNTVDQYQGRDKDVIFYSCTRTGSSSCKTLEKSKGVEILEDKRRLTVAITRSKHKLIIVGDSACLKQYTPFYELLSKIPSSCKLTVEEGKNGFSWETIFGGVKEVLK, encoded by the exons atggcaaattttgaaaataaaagattattatcTTGTGTTGAAAATTCTCCcacaaaaagttttcaatccCCCAAAAAACAACGCACAGAAGTCAATAATGTCGTCCCAATGGACAACGGCTTCCCCGAAAACGAAAATTACGATTTCCTcttcgacgacgacgatggtggCTTCGACATCCTTGATGATTGCAAACAACCCCAGCTCGATCTCCTCAATTGGTGTCGATGCATAGTTAAAAGTgttgaaagagaaaaaaagacATATCAATTAATTCTTAAGCTTCGCGGGGAGGATGAACCTACGAAAGAAGCTGAACTACGTCTCCAAGGTCCTTGGTGTCAAACTAAACTAACACCCGATGAACTTGTTTCGGTTCAAGCTGTCTGGGATGATTGTCATCAGTGCTTCAAAGTGGACAAAGATAATGGATTCATTATAACCAAACCGGATACATTGATTTCGGGTACTTCTGTGGTTGGAGCACTTTTCTGTCAGCGCAAAGGGGTTCTTCAAGATCGTTTCCGTGGCCTGGAGggaaacaataaaatt ATGTTCATTGGTTCATTAGTCCATGAGATTCTCCAAACCGTTCTCGCAAAATCCCTCAGAACCCGCCAAGAAATCGAAAACGTTTCCAAGCAAATCCTCGAATCCAAACAAACTATGTATTCGCTGTACGACTGCAAGATGAATCGTCAAGAAGCTTTCATCGAAGTCCAGAAATTTACGGAGAACATATTCAAATTCGTTCAACAATACGTCCAAGGGAAACAACCAGAAGTG CTCCCAGCAGGTATGTTTAAGGAGAAAATTGATCAAATAAAAGACATCGAAGAGAATCTTTGGATACCCCAACTGGGACTTAAGGGAAAAGTTGATGTTTCAGTGAAGATTCACCGTAATTCCTCGAGGAATGTGCTTCCTCTTGAGTTGAAAACCGGTCGGGCGTCATTCTCGCTCGAACATAAAGGTCAGTTGATTTTATACCAAATGATGCTGACTGCAGCCGGTCAAGATACCGACTCCGGATTGCTTCTCTATTTGCGAGAAGGAATCATGAGAGAAATCCATGGAACCCGCAACGAGAAGCGAGATCTGATAGTCCTCCGTAATGAACTCAGTTATTATCTAAGTCGATACTTGGATGCATCGAAGGATAAGATCCAAGAGTACCTGGCACTACCTAAAAAACAATTCGCCCCTTTCGAGCTGCCTGACCCGGTATCTCATCCGAGTGCTTGTGGAAATTGTGCATACGCAACCATTTGCTCGGTATTTGGTAAGGCTGATCCAAGTTTCGAACTTTCCCAGACACATCCTCTTTGTAGTGTGTCCGAAGCAACAACACAACATCTCACTCAGGACGACTTGTTTTACTTTACGAAGTGGTGTGGTCTCCTTTCCCTGGAAGAACAAGAAGCAAAGAAGTCCAATCACTTACGAAGCATATGGCGAGATTCACCAAAGACCAGAGAGAAAAGTGGGAGAGCAATTACTGAATTGTGTCTTAAGAGTGTGGAATCACTGCATGAGGGAAGGTACCAACATTGTTTTCACTTGAAAGAGAGCCACTTCATAGACATCACAACTTTCGAG atATCGCTTGGTGAATATGTGATTGTAAGCACCACGGAGCGTGTGTCCATTGCATCAGGGTTCGTCTATGATCTTTCCCAACACAGCATAACCATAAATCTCGAGAGGAATCTGGAGAACAACTACAAAGGAAAGACATTCATTGTGGATAAGCATGAATCACAGTCAGAGCAGATCTTCAACTACACCAATTTGGGAGTTCTCCTGGACAACTGCGAGAACAGTAACCAGTTGCGATCGATAATTATACAACGTGTGCAGCCAACCTTCACCAAACAAGTATCCAAAAATGTTCTCTCCGAAACTGGACTTGCGCTTTTGGGATCCTTGAATACTAATCAACGGAAAGCTGCAATGGCAGCTTTAACCACAGACAGTTTTATGTTGATCAAGGGTCTCCCAGGAACGGGTAAGACCCAAACTCTTGTCGCTATTGTTCGCCTGCTGAATCTCATAGGAAAAACTATGATCATCACAAGTCATACTCATTCGGCTGTGGACAATTTACTTCTGCGTTTGAAGCAATTTATGGATTTGAAGATAATTCGTCTGGGATCAGATTCAAGGGTTCATCCGGATCTGAAGGAATACTCTGAAAGAGTTCACACAGCCGAGTGCAGCAATGAAGATGAACTGGCTCGggtttattcttcgtttgatataGCAGCTGTAACGTGTCTCGGAGCTGGGCACACGATCTTCACCCATCGCAAATTTGACTACTGCATTGTAGACGAAGCTACACAAGTCCTCCAAGCTACTGCCCTGCGTCCATTATTTTTCGCTTCGAAGTTTATTTTAGTGGGAGATCCTGATCAGCTGCCGCCTTTGATTCGTTCGAAGGAAGCTCGAGCCCTTGGAGCTGATGAAAGTTTGTTTAAGCGATTGGATTCCCCTCATGCTACCTCCGTCCTGTCGCTGCAGTACCGCATGAATAAAACCATCACCAAGTTGGCTAATGAGTTGACTTATAACGGCGAGTTGAAATGTAACGATGTCCAAGTGTCCAGTGGAGTCATGAAATTGGAGAAACCCATAACTGCAGCGAAATGGAAGCAAAGAGCTCTCCAGAGTCATATTGATCAGTCAGTTGTATTCATCGACACTTTGGACTGTCTCGAGAGAACCAATAGATTTGGCAATCTGAGGAGAAACTCTGAGGAGGAGAACATCACCGAAGAAGACCGCTCTCAAAACGCAAAACTCTTCAAATACACAAACTATTGCGATGCTGGTGTGATTTTCGAATTGGTCAAAGAAATTCTCCAAACCGGTTTCGATGGAAGTCGCATTGGAATTATCGCTCCCTATCGGGCACAAGTAGATCTCTTGAATAGAATCGCCTGTGGATACAGCGAATCAATGAGTGATCTTGGTTTTTCCAATGTTGAGGTTAACACTGTTGATCAATACCAAGGACGAGATAAAGATGTTATATTCTATTCGTGTACTCGTACGGGATCGTCATCGTGCAAGACCTTGGAGAAGAGTAAGGGTGTGGAAATTCTGGAGGACAAACGTCGTCTTACTGTGGCCATCACCAGATCCAAACACAAATTGATTATTGTTGGTGATTCGGCTTGCCTGAAACAGTATACTCCGTTCTATGAATTGCTTTCGAAGATTCCAAGCTCTTGTAAGTTAACAGTGGAAGAAGGTAAAAACGGATTCAGTTGGGAGACTATTTTCGGCGGTGTCAAAGAAGTTCTTAAATGA
- the LOC129947679 gene encoding uncharacterized protein LOC129947679 isoform X2, which produces MATNRPKYVSVYKIDGIPILPPLMTSEKSRHMLVYKELAIQLENARKKQQNLGKPSIGLDQSCNLLRHGHSHIPQPSPTPRKQLSEASTSANAVPTSSASASKRERVEKLRKTDTLVYDNRANSIILTLEGFEEETDFQSMVLERPPKLDQNDNKISPDVPKSPNQNDLSPQNPVKPQPYAAFIPIPSICVNPPTPSVQNNPICSTTPSKRLCASPTLKPDIESSLIRSNSFILDGPSSALLEHIKNQKLKKSTATQDTVESKAKRVQKVEAKPKAKSPTSTSLSHFTNNTVIFRAKRSPYELKPSSKAKLTRKHKIAKPVTTPKKPINASDLSLISMTPPQSTSNLDLLKDFEEQHRARFIELVRQQQIEQKRLQKEFEIQQKLLLEQLSARVAKVQIQTVVPTQSSSIFPDSVQSSPSASPEQESSSTTSTTTTTASRSARRRRLFLENIKDVPSVTVTRDASPSPQSTGRRLDRENERKRFHLAATLINAYARGFLTRRLFRTDYVQRIVQTIKDTLIFVINLHLETCGDDSESSLKLKARLLKQQVEHYILFSWRQQLKKGWK; this is translated from the exons ATGGCCACAAATCGTCCGAAATATGTATCAGTTTATAAAATTGATGGAATTCCAATTTTGCCGCCTTTG ATGACTTCGGAAAAAAGCCGGCACATGTTGGTTTACAAAGAGTTGGCAATTCAATTAGAAAATGCtagaaaaaagcaacaaaatctTGGCAAACCATCAATTGGCTTAGATCAATCATGTAACCTTCTTCGTCACGGTCATAGTCACATACCTCAGCCAAGTCCGACACCAAGAAAACAATTGTCCGAAGCCAGTACGTCTGCAAATGCGGTACCAACATCATCAGCATCGGCATCGAAAAGAGAACGGGTTGAAAAACTACGCAAAACCGACACCCTTGTCTATGACAATCGAGCTAATTCCATAATCTTAACACTCGAAGGATTCGAAGAAGAAACCGACTTCCAGTCGATGGTGCTAGAAAGACCCCCTAAATTAGACCAAAATGACAACAAGATCTCCCCTGACGTGCCTAAGTCGCCAAACCAAAACGATTTGTCCCCCCAGAATCCTGTTAAACCACAACCTTATGCCGCATTCATACCGATTCCATCGATTTGCGTCAATCCACCCACACCTTCCGTCCAAAACAACCCAATTTGTTCGACGACACCATCGAAACGCCTCTGCGCCAGTCCCACTCTCAAGCCAGACATCGAATCCAGTCTAATTCGTTCGAATTCATTCATCCTCGACGGGCCGAGCAGCGCCCTTCTCGAACacatcaaaaaccaaaaactgaaaaaatccACTGCCACTCAGGACACCGTCGAATCCAAAGCCAAACGTGTTCAGAAAGTCGAAGCCAAACCCAAAGCTAAATCACCCACTTCGACCAGCCTCAGCCACTTCACTAACAACACGGTCATCTTTAGAGCCAAACGCAGTCCCTACGAGCTGAAGCCCTCGTCCAAAGCGAAGTTaacaagaaaacataaaatCGCCAAACCCGTTACGACACCAAAGAAGCCCATCAATGCATCCGATCTATCATTAATTTCCATGACTCCACCCCAATCCACATCGAATTTGGATCTTTTAAAAGACTTCGAAGAGCAGCATCGAGCACGGTTCATTGAACTCGTACGCCAACAGCAAATCGAACAGAAACGCCTTCAAAAAGAATTCGAAATACAACAGAAGCTTCTGCTCGAACAACTCTCTGCTAGAGTTGCCAAAGTCCAAATACAAACGGTCGTACCAACGCAGTCGTCGTCAATATTTCCTGACTCCGTTCAGAGTTCGCCATCAGCATCGCCGGAACAAGAATCTTCTTCGACGACGTCGACGACTACAACAACCGCTTCACGCAGTGCTCGTCGACGACGATTATTTCTGGAAAATATCAAAGATGTACCATCTGTGACTGTGACAAGAGATGCATCGCCATCACCGCAGAGCACTGGCCGTCGT CTTGACAGAGAGAACGAGAGGAAACGCTTTCATTTGGCTGCAACTTTAATCAATGCCTATGCAAGAGGTTTTCTAACACGTCGACTGTTTAGAACAGATTATGTCCAAAGGATTGTACAAACCATCAAggatacattaatttttgttataaatttacatttggAAACCTGTGGAGATGATTCGGAGagtagtttaaaattaaaagctaGACTCCTTAAACAG CAAGTAGAACATTACATTCTGTTTTCCTGGAGACAACAATTAAAGAAAGGATGGAAATAA
- the LOC129947679 gene encoding uncharacterized protein LOC129947679 isoform X1 gives MATNRPKYVSVYKIDGIPILPPLMTSEKSRHMLVYKELAIQLENARKKQQNLGKPSIGLDQSCNLLRHGHSHIPQPSPTPRKQLSEASTSANAVPTSSASASKRERVEKLRKTDTLVYDNRANSIILTLEGFEEETDFQSMVLERPPKLDQNDNKISPDVPKSPNQNDLSPQNPVKPQPYAAFIPIPSICVNPPTPSVQNNPICSTTPSKRLCASPTLKPDIESSLIRSNSFILDGPSSALLEHIKNQKLKKSTATQDTVESKAKRVQKVEAKPKAKSPTSTSLSHFTNNTVIFRAKRSPYELKPSSKAKLTRKHKIAKPVTTPKKPINASDLSLISMTPPQSTSNLDLLKDFEEQHRARFIELVRQQQIEQKRLQKEFEIQQKLLLEQLSARVAKVQIQTVVPTQSSSIFPDSVQSSPSASPEQESSSTTSTTTTTASRSARRRRLFLENIKDVPSVTVTRDASPSPQSTGRRLDRENERKRFHLAATLINAYARGFLTRRLFRTDYVQRIVQTIKDTLIFVINLHLETCGDDSESSLKLKARLLKQLHSASRTLHSVFLETTIKERMEIIARDRKFIEAKLLNIKRSRKIVR, from the exons ATGGCCACAAATCGTCCGAAATATGTATCAGTTTATAAAATTGATGGAATTCCAATTTTGCCGCCTTTG ATGACTTCGGAAAAAAGCCGGCACATGTTGGTTTACAAAGAGTTGGCAATTCAATTAGAAAATGCtagaaaaaagcaacaaaatctTGGCAAACCATCAATTGGCTTAGATCAATCATGTAACCTTCTTCGTCACGGTCATAGTCACATACCTCAGCCAAGTCCGACACCAAGAAAACAATTGTCCGAAGCCAGTACGTCTGCAAATGCGGTACCAACATCATCAGCATCGGCATCGAAAAGAGAACGGGTTGAAAAACTACGCAAAACCGACACCCTTGTCTATGACAATCGAGCTAATTCCATAATCTTAACACTCGAAGGATTCGAAGAAGAAACCGACTTCCAGTCGATGGTGCTAGAAAGACCCCCTAAATTAGACCAAAATGACAACAAGATCTCCCCTGACGTGCCTAAGTCGCCAAACCAAAACGATTTGTCCCCCCAGAATCCTGTTAAACCACAACCTTATGCCGCATTCATACCGATTCCATCGATTTGCGTCAATCCACCCACACCTTCCGTCCAAAACAACCCAATTTGTTCGACGACACCATCGAAACGCCTCTGCGCCAGTCCCACTCTCAAGCCAGACATCGAATCCAGTCTAATTCGTTCGAATTCATTCATCCTCGACGGGCCGAGCAGCGCCCTTCTCGAACacatcaaaaaccaaaaactgaaaaaatccACTGCCACTCAGGACACCGTCGAATCCAAAGCCAAACGTGTTCAGAAAGTCGAAGCCAAACCCAAAGCTAAATCACCCACTTCGACCAGCCTCAGCCACTTCACTAACAACACGGTCATCTTTAGAGCCAAACGCAGTCCCTACGAGCTGAAGCCCTCGTCCAAAGCGAAGTTaacaagaaaacataaaatCGCCAAACCCGTTACGACACCAAAGAAGCCCATCAATGCATCCGATCTATCATTAATTTCCATGACTCCACCCCAATCCACATCGAATTTGGATCTTTTAAAAGACTTCGAAGAGCAGCATCGAGCACGGTTCATTGAACTCGTACGCCAACAGCAAATCGAACAGAAACGCCTTCAAAAAGAATTCGAAATACAACAGAAGCTTCTGCTCGAACAACTCTCTGCTAGAGTTGCCAAAGTCCAAATACAAACGGTCGTACCAACGCAGTCGTCGTCAATATTTCCTGACTCCGTTCAGAGTTCGCCATCAGCATCGCCGGAACAAGAATCTTCTTCGACGACGTCGACGACTACAACAACCGCTTCACGCAGTGCTCGTCGACGACGATTATTTCTGGAAAATATCAAAGATGTACCATCTGTGACTGTGACAAGAGATGCATCGCCATCACCGCAGAGCACTGGCCGTCGT CTTGACAGAGAGAACGAGAGGAAACGCTTTCATTTGGCTGCAACTTTAATCAATGCCTATGCAAGAGGTTTTCTAACACGTCGACTGTTTAGAACAGATTATGTCCAAAGGATTGTACAAACCATCAAggatacattaatttttgttataaatttacatttggAAACCTGTGGAGATGATTCGGAGagtagtttaaaattaaaagctaGACTCCTTAAACAG CTACATTCAGCAAGTAGAACATTACATTCTGTTTTCCTGGAGACAACAATTAAAGAAAGGATGGAAATAATTGCTAGAGATCGAAAATTTATCGAagctaaattattaaatattaaaag atctcGAAAGATTGTCAGATGA
- the LOC129947680 gene encoding CAP-Gly domain-containing linker protein 1-like, whose protein sequence is MSNKSTEVIRKPLGACNKKPLVIKASKYRKMVSVITGHDLDKKAAEEEQIHKNYLKKGSDELVAKWGRSFKQTQEQKHIDMEAKFAEKNQKEKEEFQKVKEKDDNIRREKIARAEELVQKLKPGPKELKSAAMQSETLKARAFQRNINKEFEETLKKQNVEKALQMERQAMPWIEEEQKRISNSIQRNNQNKAELLNTINEKARQKTENMAKTVAAEKEANNLCDKEIKAQINREQELLKRKREALRKNALEAMIMVEQRRAREQYQDKLQGQLISIYNEGKKKMEDIKKDHEAQARQDQAQRNALNAQKLLAVLPDTIKEEENRLRKDISTIQLQFSAQEKEKIQRSRQQKYARIQEYFKEFNAKKELEQRKIEENRFALANRLKNDEVNVAFAEKQMQEKIKNAQAMRKSLREQIEERKLTEAEEKEYDKKLSTVNFEKDDNFFFDYAKKLVADAVKKDRPLYPFVKAVNQYKKDNLIDSDRKLPPHLESHLCIGVKTSEDEMMAASSSSKVAVANIRKYGLDELKALNSPSGCKNK, encoded by the exons ATGAGTAATAAGTCGACAGAAGTTATTCGTAAACCTTTGGGAGCTTGTAATAAAAAACCTTTGGTCATTAAAGCgagtaaatatagaaaaatggtTTCTGTAATAACTGGTCATGATTTGGACAAGAAAGCCGCTGAAGAAGAACAAATTCATAAGAATTATCTAAAGAAAGGTTCAGATGAATTGGTTGCCAAGTGGGGTAGAAGTTTCAAACAAACCCAGGAACAAAAACACATTGACATGGAAGCCAAGTTCGCTGAAAAGAAccaaaaag AAAAGGAAGagtttcaaaaagtaaaagaaaaagatgACAATATTCGACGTGAGAAGATAGCCCGAGCTGAAGAACTTGTCCAAAAGCTCAAACCAGGACCTAAGGAGCTAAAAAGTGCAGCAATGCAAAGTGAAACACTCAAAGCCCGCGCTTTTCaacgaaatataaataaagagtttgaagaaactcttaaaaaacaaaacgtcGAAAAGGCTCTTCAAATGGAACGCCAGGCAATGCCTTGGATCGAAGAGGAACAAAAACGTATTTCAAATAGTATCCAACGAAACAATCAAAACAAAGCTGAATTATTGAATACAATAAATGAGAAGGCTCGTCAAAAGACCGAGAATATGGCCAAGACAGTGGCAGCTGAGAAGGAAGCCAATAATCTGTGTGACAAGGAGATCAAAGCCCAAATCAATAGGGAACAAGAACTGTTGAAGAGAAAGCGTGAAGCTTTGCGGAAGAACGCTCTGGAAGCGATGATTATGGTCGAACAGCGGAGGGctc GTGAACAATATCAGGATAAACTTCAGGGACAACTGATTTCCATCTACAACGAAGGAAAGAAGAAGATGGAAGATATCAAAAAAGACCACGAGGCGCAGGCTCGCCAGGATCAAGCTCAACGCAATGCATTAAACGCTCAAAAACTTTTAGCTGTTCTACCCGACACGATCAAGGAAGAGGAAAATCGTCTTCGCAAAGATATCAGCACAATTCAATTGCAATTCAGTGCACAAGAGAAGGAAAAAATCCAACGTAGCCGTCAGCAGAAATACGCTCGCATTCAAGAGTATTTCAAAGAATTCAATGCCAAAAAAGAGCTAGAGCAACGCAAAATCGAAGAGAATCGCTTTGCTTTGGCCAATCGCCTAAAGAACGACGAAGTCAATGTCGCTTTTgccgaaaaacaaatgcaagaaaaaatcaaaaatgccCAGGCGATGCGGAAGTCTCTTAGAGAGCAAATCGAGGAACGCAAACTGACTGAAGCCGAAGAAAAGGAATATGACAAGAAATTGTCTacagttaattttgaaaaagatgatAATTTCTTCTTTGACTATGCCAAGAAATTAGTTGCTGATGCAGTAAAGAAGGATAGACCTTTGTATCCGTTTGTTAAAGCTGTCAATCAGTATAAGAAGGATAATCTAATCGATTCTGATCGAAAGTTGCCACCCCACTTGGAATCACATTTGTGTATCGGCGTGAAAACTTCCGAGGACGAGATGATGGCAGCAAGTTCGTCAAGTAAAGTTGCTGTAGCAAATATTCGAAAGTATGGGCTGGATGAGTTGAAGGCATTAAATTCGCCTTCTGGTTGCAAGAACAAGTAA